A single genomic interval of Microbacterium hydrocarbonoxydans harbors:
- a CDS encoding sensor histidine kinase: MARRRPRIPRAPRISRRTAALAVLGGASFVLFAVLVPIQTALYGTLLPLSFILAAALCGAPYLSLSRPRSAIALFSAAAFTLPLIVDPALATESPWPWSVPALLTFVLFVGVVTFVHGARVGVLPLIVGTLLSLTAPLLRPEVVSTRPTAGSATADLIVTTSVAAAMFLVATLVAGRVRVSAELVKEREHAALEESRRALVEERTRIARELHDVIAHSMSLIQVQASTARYRLPDVGDDAAAEFDSIAATARSSLTEMRRMLGVLRTEDQTAELAPVQGIDDIPSLVDTLRRAGVTVGLEITGSATDAPPAVQIAAFRIAQEALSNAVRHASGASVTVRIQTDASTVGIRVRNGRSASSTVPTGGGYGLRGMRERVELLGGSFAAAPTSDGGWEVTAVLPVHEPATDEATADAAPPTETRPVHPQETP; the protein is encoded by the coding sequence ATGGCACGTCGTCGGCCGCGCATCCCCCGCGCTCCCCGCATCAGCCGTCGCACCGCCGCCTTGGCGGTGCTCGGCGGTGCGAGTTTCGTGCTGTTCGCCGTACTCGTGCCCATCCAGACCGCTCTGTACGGCACGCTGCTGCCGCTGTCGTTCATCCTGGCCGCGGCGCTGTGCGGTGCACCGTATCTCTCCCTGAGCCGCCCTCGTTCCGCGATCGCGCTGTTCTCCGCAGCCGCGTTCACACTGCCCCTGATCGTCGATCCCGCGCTGGCGACAGAGTCCCCCTGGCCGTGGTCGGTTCCCGCACTGCTGACCTTCGTGCTCTTCGTCGGCGTCGTCACCTTCGTGCACGGCGCGCGTGTCGGCGTGCTGCCCCTCATCGTCGGCACACTGCTCTCGCTCACGGCTCCGCTGCTGCGCCCCGAGGTGGTCTCCACTCGTCCGACCGCCGGCAGTGCCACCGCCGATCTCATCGTGACCACCTCCGTCGCCGCGGCGATGTTCCTCGTGGCGACCCTCGTCGCCGGACGCGTCCGAGTCTCCGCCGAGCTCGTGAAGGAGCGCGAGCACGCGGCCCTGGAGGAATCCCGGCGTGCGCTGGTCGAGGAGCGCACGCGGATCGCCAGGGAGCTCCACGACGTCATCGCGCACAGCATGTCGCTGATCCAGGTGCAGGCATCGACCGCGCGGTACCGGCTGCCCGATGTCGGCGACGACGCCGCGGCGGAGTTCGACAGCATCGCCGCCACTGCCCGCAGCTCGCTCACCGAGATGCGTCGGATGCTCGGGGTACTGCGCACGGAGGACCAGACCGCCGAGCTCGCGCCGGTGCAGGGGATCGACGACATCCCCTCTCTGGTCGACACCCTGCGTCGGGCGGGTGTCACGGTGGGCCTGGAGATCACCGGCTCCGCGACCGACGCCCCTCCGGCCGTCCAGATCGCCGCCTTCCGCATCGCCCAGGAGGCGCTGAGCAATGCCGTCCGGCATGCATCCGGCGCCTCAGTGACGGTCCGCATCCAGACGGACGCCTCGACCGTCGGCATCCGCGTGCGCAATGGGCGCTCCGCCTCCTCGACGGTGCCCACCGGCGGTGGATACGGCCTCCGTGGCATGCGTGAGCGCGTCGAGCTGCTGGGCGGCTCCTTCGCCGCCGCACCCACGAGCGACGGCGGCTGGGAGGTCACCGCCGTCCTCCCGGTGCACGAGCCCGCGACGGACGAGGCCACCGCGGACGCCGCTCCCCCGACCGAGACCCGACCCGTTCATCCCCAGGAGACCCCGTGA
- a CDS encoding DedA family protein, with product MDVINELILQTVASPWLFAVLFAVTVIDGFFPPIPSETVLVAAAAVLASTGDLWGLVPLGLVAAVGATIGDNIAFALGRRLGTTRWAWMRRPRVAAAFTTAEQALTQRSAALILGARYIPVGRVAVNMTAGAVGLPWRRFLPLSIVAGISWSALSLVIGLAAGSWIKDQPLLSAAIGIAIALVIGLVIDRVAAARRRRAPALNLAG from the coding sequence GTGGACGTCATCAACGAGCTCATCCTGCAGACCGTCGCCTCACCCTGGCTCTTCGCCGTGCTGTTCGCGGTGACGGTGATCGACGGCTTCTTCCCGCCCATCCCGAGCGAGACCGTCCTGGTGGCGGCGGCGGCGGTGCTCGCCTCCACCGGCGATCTCTGGGGTCTCGTCCCCCTCGGGCTCGTCGCCGCCGTGGGTGCCACGATCGGCGACAACATCGCGTTCGCCCTCGGTCGGCGTCTGGGCACCACCCGGTGGGCCTGGATGCGACGCCCGCGGGTCGCTGCGGCATTCACCACCGCGGAGCAGGCCCTGACGCAGCGCAGTGCCGCCCTGATCCTCGGCGCGCGCTACATTCCGGTGGGCCGTGTCGCCGTCAACATGACGGCAGGGGCCGTCGGTCTGCCCTGGCGCCGATTCCTGCCGCTCAGCATCGTCGCCGGCATCAGCTGGAGCGCTCTGAGCCTGGTCATCGGCCTCGCTGCGGGGTCCTGGATCAAGGACCAGCCGCTCCTCAGCGCGGCCATCGGCATCGCCATCGCCCTCGTGATCGGGCTGGTCATCGACCGCGTCGCCGCCGCCCGCCGTCGCCGCGCACCGGCCCTGAACCTGGCAGGATGA
- a CDS encoding ABC-F family ATP-binding cassette domain-containing protein: MLAVHELEIRVGARLLMENVSFRVSDGDKIGLVGRNGAGKTTLTKVLAGDVLPSGGSVTRSGELGYLPQDPRSGNPEDLARTRILDARGLGQLNLGMTEASLAMGSEDPAVADKAMKRYARLTEQFEAQGGYAAEAEAASIANNLSLPDRILDQPLSTLSGGQRRRIELARILFSDAETMILDEPTNHLDADSVVWLREFLKNYKGGLIVISHDVELVGETVNRVFYLDANRQVIDTYNMNWKNYLRQRVADEERRKKERANAEKKATTLQQQAARFGAKASKAAAAHQMIARAEKLLAGLDDVRQEDRVAKLRFPKPAPCGKTPMMATGLSKSYGSLEIFTDVDLAIDRGSKVVVLGLNGAGKTTLLRMLAGVDKPDTGQLEPGHGLKVGYYAQEHENLDVNRSVLENMVSAAPHITEMEARKVLGSFLFTGDDVLKPAGVLSGGEKTRLSLATLVVSSANLLLLDEPTNNLDPASREEILGALAHYEGAVVLVSHDPGAVQSLNPERVLILPDGVEDIWSQDYQDLIELA; this comes from the coding sequence GTGCTTGCCGTGCACGAACTCGAGATCCGCGTGGGCGCACGCCTCCTGATGGAGAACGTGTCGTTCCGTGTGAGCGACGGAGACAAGATCGGTCTCGTCGGCCGCAACGGCGCGGGCAAGACCACCCTCACCAAGGTGCTCGCCGGCGATGTCCTCCCCTCCGGCGGCAGCGTGACGCGTTCGGGTGAGCTCGGCTACCTGCCGCAGGACCCCCGCTCCGGCAACCCAGAGGACCTCGCGCGCACGCGGATCCTCGACGCCCGCGGGCTCGGTCAGCTCAACCTCGGCATGACCGAGGCCTCGCTTGCGATGGGGTCGGAGGACCCCGCGGTGGCCGACAAGGCGATGAAGCGCTATGCCCGCCTGACCGAGCAGTTCGAGGCCCAGGGAGGGTATGCGGCCGAGGCCGAGGCCGCCTCCATCGCCAACAACCTCTCGCTGCCGGATCGGATCCTCGACCAGCCGCTGTCGACTCTCTCCGGTGGCCAGCGCCGTCGCATCGAGCTCGCACGCATCCTGTTCTCGGACGCCGAGACGATGATCCTCGATGAGCCGACCAACCACCTCGACGCGGACAGCGTGGTGTGGCTGCGCGAGTTCCTGAAGAACTACAAGGGCGGGCTGATCGTGATCAGCCACGACGTCGAGCTCGTGGGCGAGACCGTGAACCGTGTCTTCTACCTCGACGCGAACCGTCAGGTCATCGACACGTACAACATGAACTGGAAGAACTACCTGCGCCAGCGGGTCGCCGACGAGGAGCGTCGCAAGAAGGAGCGCGCGAACGCCGAGAAGAAGGCCACCACACTGCAGCAGCAGGCCGCTCGATTCGGTGCGAAGGCCTCGAAGGCGGCCGCCGCACACCAGATGATCGCTCGCGCCGAGAAGCTGCTCGCGGGTCTCGACGACGTGCGCCAGGAAGACCGGGTCGCGAAGCTCCGCTTCCCCAAGCCCGCACCCTGCGGCAAGACGCCGATGATGGCGACCGGCCTGTCGAAGTCGTACGGATCCCTGGAGATCTTCACGGACGTCGACCTCGCCATCGACCGTGGGTCGAAGGTGGTCGTGCTCGGCCTCAACGGCGCGGGCAAGACGACGCTGCTGCGGATGCTCGCGGGCGTCGACAAGCCGGACACCGGACAGCTCGAGCCCGGCCACGGACTGAAGGTCGGCTACTACGCGCAGGAGCACGAGAACCTCGACGTCAACCGGTCGGTGCTGGAGAACATGGTGTCGGCGGCGCCGCACATCACCGAGATGGAAGCACGCAAGGTGCTCGGCTCGTTCCTCTTCACCGGCGATGACGTGCTGAAGCCGGCCGGGGTCCTCTCCGGTGGGGAGAAGACCCGCCTGTCGCTCGCGACGCTGGTGGTGTCATCCGCGAACCTGCTGCTCCTCGACGAGCCGACCAACAACCTCGATCCCGCCTCCCGTGAGGAGATCCTGGGTGCGCTCGCGCATTACGAGGGCGCAGTGGTGCTCGTCTCCCACGACCCCGGCGCGGTGCAGTCGCTCAACCCCGAGCGCGTGCTGATCCTCCCCGACGGCGTCGAGGACATCTGGAGCCAGGACTACCAGGACCTCATCGAGCTCGCGTAG
- a CDS encoding pyridoxamine 5'-phosphate oxidase family protein, whose amino-acid sequence MTHDDSDLGLAQLNDWLRGRHALTGVAPDWDVRDLPEDPAILFADWVRAAAAAGVAEPHTVTLATVDAEGIPDARTLILKRIDERGWGFASTRSSRKGAQLDAVPAAALSFWWQPQVRAVRVRGRVEEAAPEESAADLAARSAAAQAGIADGDWVLWRVVPRRIEFWQGDTDRRHTRLVYEAAADGWSRTLSGRAADRIEEETRA is encoded by the coding sequence GTGACCCATGACGACTCGGATCTCGGCCTCGCTCAGCTCAACGACTGGCTGAGAGGCCGCCACGCTCTCACGGGCGTCGCCCCGGACTGGGATGTCCGTGACCTGCCGGAGGATCCTGCGATCCTCTTCGCCGACTGGGTGCGTGCGGCCGCGGCAGCAGGGGTGGCGGAGCCGCACACCGTCACTCTGGCGACGGTCGACGCAGAGGGGATCCCCGACGCGCGCACGCTCATCCTGAAACGGATCGACGAACGAGGGTGGGGCTTCGCCAGCACGAGGTCGTCGCGCAAGGGCGCGCAGCTCGATGCGGTGCCGGCTGCGGCGCTGAGCTTCTGGTGGCAGCCGCAGGTCCGAGCGGTGCGAGTACGCGGACGCGTGGAGGAGGCGGCGCCGGAGGAGAGCGCCGCCGACCTCGCCGCCCGCTCGGCGGCCGCGCAGGCCGGCATCGCCGACGGCGACTGGGTGCTCTGGCGGGTCGTCCCGAGGCGTATCGAGTTCTGGCAGGGGGACACCGATCGGCGCCACACCCGCCTCGTGTACGAGGCAGCCGCTGACGGCTGGAGTCGGACGCTCTCGGGCAGAGCGGCCGACCGGATCGAGGAGGAGACTCGCGCATGA
- a CDS encoding amino acid permease: protein MTYSDTPGTAEAAGGATALSRGLTARHIRFMALGSAIGTGLFYGSAAAIEKAGPSVLLAYLIAGAAVFIVMRALGEMTVRHPISGSFGQFANRYLGARWGFITGWTYAFEMIIVALADVTAFGVYMGFWYPDVPRWIWVLAVIFFIAAINLLGVRVFGELEFWLALVKVSAVIAMIVGGIAIIVFGFQNQSPDASGIGALFDPATGGFFPHGAEGFVACFAIVVFAFGGIEIIGITAGEAQNPKKVIPQAINSVPARVLLFYVGALAVIMMVRPWNTIGAEGSPFVTIFDGLGIPAAPHVLNFVVISAALSAINSDVFGAGRMIYGLAQQHQAPAAFTRISKSGVPWMTVVVMMCALGVGVILNAVIPEDVFVIIASIATFATVWVWLMIVASHLSMKRTIRREGLLPSEFPVPLWPVASWLTVGFLVFVVGLLCWFEDTRVAIVVGVIWLAVLTAAYQFAVGRSGKDRAELQDETAPIRIIPVGDTPPHAR, encoded by the coding sequence ATGACATATTCCGATACACCCGGCACTGCCGAGGCGGCGGGAGGCGCGACGGCTCTCAGCCGCGGCCTCACGGCCAGACACATCCGATTCATGGCGCTGGGCTCGGCGATCGGCACGGGGCTCTTCTACGGCTCAGCCGCCGCGATCGAGAAAGCCGGTCCCAGCGTCCTGCTCGCCTATCTCATCGCCGGAGCAGCCGTCTTCATCGTGATGAGGGCGCTGGGGGAGATGACCGTCCGACATCCCATCTCCGGATCCTTCGGACAGTTCGCCAACCGGTACCTCGGCGCGCGATGGGGATTCATCACAGGCTGGACCTACGCGTTCGAGATGATCATCGTCGCCCTTGCCGACGTCACCGCGTTCGGCGTGTACATGGGGTTCTGGTACCCCGACGTGCCGCGCTGGATCTGGGTGCTCGCGGTGATCTTCTTCATCGCGGCGATCAACCTGCTCGGTGTGCGCGTGTTCGGCGAGCTGGAGTTCTGGCTCGCCCTGGTGAAGGTCTCCGCGGTGATCGCCATGATCGTCGGCGGCATCGCCATCATCGTCTTCGGGTTCCAGAACCAGTCGCCCGATGCATCGGGGATCGGGGCCCTCTTCGATCCGGCCACCGGCGGTTTCTTCCCGCACGGCGCCGAGGGATTCGTCGCCTGCTTCGCGATCGTGGTCTTCGCCTTCGGCGGGATCGAGATCATCGGCATCACGGCGGGCGAGGCGCAGAATCCGAAGAAGGTCATCCCGCAGGCCATCAACAGCGTTCCGGCGCGCGTGCTGCTCTTCTACGTCGGCGCCCTCGCGGTGATCATGATGGTGCGCCCGTGGAACACGATCGGTGCGGAAGGCAGCCCGTTCGTGACCATCTTCGACGGCCTCGGCATCCCTGCCGCTCCGCACGTGCTGAACTTCGTGGTCATCTCTGCGGCGCTGTCGGCGATCAACTCGGACGTCTTCGGCGCCGGCCGCATGATCTACGGTCTCGCGCAACAGCATCAGGCGCCGGCGGCGTTCACCCGAATCTCCAAGTCAGGGGTCCCGTGGATGACCGTCGTGGTGATGATGTGCGCGCTGGGGGTCGGGGTGATCCTGAATGCGGTGATCCCGGAGGACGTCTTCGTCATCATCGCGTCCATCGCGACCTTCGCGACCGTCTGGGTGTGGCTGATGATCGTCGCATCCCATCTCTCGATGAAGCGGACCATCCGCCGGGAAGGCCTGCTGCCATCGGAGTTCCCGGTGCCGCTGTGGCCCGTCGCCTCCTGGCTCACCGTGGGGTTCCTGGTGTTCGTGGTGGGTCTGCTGTGCTGGTTCGAGGACACGCGGGTGGCCATCGTGGTGGGAGTCATCTGGCTCGCAGTGCTGACCGCGGCGTATCAGTTCGCCGTGGGCCGATCAGGCAAGGATCGTGCCGAACTGCAGGATGAGACAGCGCCCATCCGGATCATCCCGGTGGGCGACACTCCGCCTCACGCGCGGTAG
- a CDS encoding SURF1 family protein, with protein sequence MSARMGRWTVYVLVAIGFAVACAFLSNWQFERNENRAEQIALVEKNYDADPVPLAELIGADGALDPGDVWHPVVLNGEYLSDEQLLVRNRPHGGTSAYEVLVPFRDVDGRVFLVDRGWVPPGEGDSPDSVPAAPSGEVEVVVRLRPSEQLPASGRGAPEGQVPTIHLPAIDQLVDADVITSAYGQVVSEDPVGEGTLGGFDSPTDDPGPHLSYAIQWILFALMGFIFIGYIIRTEIVKHREEVEGVVAPVKPSRRRDRDADIEDELLDAR encoded by the coding sequence ATGAGCGCCCGGATGGGTCGATGGACCGTCTACGTGCTGGTCGCGATCGGCTTCGCGGTCGCCTGCGCCTTCCTGTCGAACTGGCAGTTCGAGCGGAACGAGAACCGCGCCGAGCAGATCGCGCTGGTCGAGAAGAACTACGACGCGGATCCCGTGCCGCTCGCCGAGCTGATCGGAGCGGACGGCGCCCTCGACCCCGGAGACGTGTGGCACCCGGTGGTACTGAACGGCGAGTACCTGAGCGACGAGCAGCTGCTCGTACGCAACCGTCCGCACGGTGGCACGAGCGCCTACGAGGTGCTGGTCCCGTTCCGCGACGTCGACGGCCGCGTGTTCCTCGTCGACCGCGGATGGGTGCCGCCCGGCGAGGGCGACTCCCCCGACTCCGTCCCCGCCGCCCCGAGCGGTGAGGTCGAGGTCGTCGTCCGCCTCCGCCCGAGCGAGCAGCTGCCGGCATCCGGCCGCGGAGCGCCCGAGGGCCAGGTGCCGACGATCCATCTCCCCGCGATCGACCAGCTCGTCGATGCGGACGTGATCACGAGCGCCTACGGCCAGGTCGTCAGCGAGGATCCTGTGGGAGAGGGCACGCTCGGCGGCTTCGACTCCCCCACCGACGATCCAGGCCCGCACCTGTCCTACGCGATCCAGTGGATCCTGTTCGCCCTGATGGGCTTCATCTTCATCGGTTACATCATCCGTACCGAGATCGTGAAGCACCGCGAAGAGGTGGAGGGCGTCGTCGCACCGGTCAAGCCGTCCCGTCGACGCGACAGGGATGCCGACATCGAGGACGAGCTGCTCGACGCGCGCTGA
- a CDS encoding DUF3099 domain-containing protein: MKSKHLVPAVTSLPQNPQAEADHRVRRYALTMTIRIVCFGLMMFIQPYGWYTWVFALAAAVLPYIAVVFANAGSDSTETVAESPVQQLEAPAPTVTERVEETPGPDIFTIRESRQDRE, encoded by the coding sequence GTGAAGAGCAAGCACCTGGTCCCTGCTGTCACCTCCCTGCCGCAGAATCCGCAGGCGGAGGCGGACCACCGCGTGCGTCGATACGCGCTCACGATGACCATCCGCATCGTGTGCTTCGGGCTGATGATGTTCATCCAGCCCTACGGCTGGTACACGTGGGTGTTCGCGCTCGCGGCGGCCGTGCTGCCGTACATCGCCGTGGTCTTCGCCAACGCGGGCAGCGACAGCACCGAGACGGTCGCCGAATCGCCCGTGCAGCAGCTCGAAGCCCCGGCGCCGACCGTCACCGAACGAGTCGAGGAGACTCCGGGCCCCGACATCTTCACCATCCGCGAAAGCCGCCAGGACCGCGAGTGA
- a CDS encoding DUF4190 domain-containing protein, with amino-acid sequence MSDSSIPTSPAAYQPPPAPAAPFAPAPPAPPQQADSLSAQPTQAYPGAAPAYPSAPQPYSGSAVQPYGSAAPQPYGATSPGYAASYPAAPQQGGAYPTYPAYAAPSYAAPRPTSGLATTSLICGIAGVVLFWAVIPLIASIVAVITGHMALRQTKANPALGGRGMAIAGLIMGYVMIGLLAIGIIMTIVSFVFVGAFTLPFIFST; translated from the coding sequence GTGAGCGACAGCAGCATCCCGACCTCCCCGGCCGCGTATCAACCGCCGCCCGCTCCGGCAGCGCCCTTCGCGCCTGCTCCTCCGGCACCGCCGCAGCAGGCGGACTCGCTCTCTGCACAGCCGACCCAGGCCTACCCGGGCGCAGCGCCCGCATACCCGTCCGCGCCGCAGCCGTACAGCGGCTCGGCTGTGCAGCCGTACGGGAGCGCCGCACCTCAGCCGTACGGTGCGACCTCGCCCGGCTACGCGGCGAGCTACCCGGCCGCGCCGCAGCAAGGCGGCGCTTACCCGACCTACCCGGCCTACGCCGCTCCGTCGTACGCCGCTCCGCGCCCGACCAGCGGGCTCGCCACCACGTCGCTCATCTGCGGTATCGCGGGCGTCGTGCTGTTCTGGGCGGTGATTCCCCTGATCGCCTCGATCGTCGCGGTGATCACCGGCCACATGGCGCTGCGTCAGACGAAGGCGAACCCGGCGCTCGGCGGTAGGGGGATGGCCATCGCCGGACTGATCATGGGGTACGTCATGATCGGCCTCCTGGCGATCGGGATCATCATGACCATCGTGAGCTTCGTCTTCGTCGGCGCCTTCACCCTGCCGTTCATCTTCTCGACCTGA
- a CDS encoding beta-ketoacyl-ACP reductase gives MSSRVVLVTGGNRGIGRAIAERFVRDGFRVAVTARSGEGPEGTLTVRADVTDAAALDAAFTEVEQQLGPVEIVVANAGITKDTLLLRMSEDDFDSVVATNLGGTFRVVKRASKGMLRARFGRVILISSVVGLYGSAGQVNYSASKAALVGFARSLTRELGGRGITANVVAPGFIETDMTAELPEETQKQYKANIPAGRFATPDEVAGVVTWLAGDDAGYISGAVIPVDGGLGMGH, from the coding sequence ATGAGTTCTCGTGTCGTGCTCGTCACCGGCGGCAACCGCGGAATCGGCCGTGCGATCGCCGAACGATTCGTCCGCGACGGGTTCAGGGTGGCCGTCACCGCGCGCAGTGGTGAAGGACCCGAAGGCACCCTGACGGTGCGCGCCGACGTGACGGATGCCGCAGCGCTCGACGCCGCATTCACCGAGGTCGAGCAGCAGCTCGGTCCGGTCGAGATCGTCGTCGCCAACGCCGGCATCACCAAGGACACCCTCCTGCTGCGCATGAGCGAGGACGACTTCGACAGCGTCGTGGCCACCAACCTCGGCGGCACGTTCCGCGTGGTCAAGCGGGCATCGAAGGGGATGCTGCGCGCTCGCTTCGGTCGTGTCATCCTGATCTCCAGCGTCGTCGGCCTCTACGGGTCGGCCGGTCAGGTGAACTACTCGGCGTCCAAGGCGGCGCTCGTCGGGTTCGCCCGTTCGCTCACGCGTGAGCTGGGTGGCCGCGGCATCACGGCCAACGTCGTCGCACCGGGCTTCATCGAGACCGACATGACCGCCGAGCTGCCCGAAGAGACGCAGAAGCAGTACAAGGCGAACATCCCCGCCGGCCGCTTCGCGACGCCCGACGAGGTCGCGGGTGTGGTCACCTGGCTCGCCGGGGACGACGCGGGCTACATCTCCGGTGCCGTCATCCCGGTGGATGGCGGACTCGGCATGGGGCACTGA
- a CDS encoding alpha/beta fold hydrolase, with product MDIILIPGLWLDASSWTEVAAHLERAGHTVHPLTMPGVGASAADSSEIGMSDWVDAAAAAVDRVGAPVVVVGHSGGGNVAWGVTDARPAAVARTVFVDTVPPPSGFGISEFEVIDGVVPFPGWDHFPAEDVDDLDEATRTRTAGLTRSVPARVPTDPIELRSDARFGVPVTLLMGGMDQETLESELDQWGPYAEEFRAIDDVEVVRIGSGHWPQFSVPDRLATLIDAAVTRS from the coding sequence ATGGACATCATCCTCATCCCGGGCCTCTGGCTCGACGCCTCCAGCTGGACCGAGGTCGCCGCGCATCTCGAGCGCGCCGGTCACACCGTGCATCCCCTGACCATGCCGGGTGTCGGTGCGAGCGCCGCCGACTCGTCCGAGATCGGCATGTCCGACTGGGTCGACGCCGCGGCGGCCGCCGTCGACCGGGTGGGCGCTCCGGTCGTGGTGGTCGGGCACAGCGGCGGCGGCAACGTCGCCTGGGGTGTCACCGACGCGCGCCCGGCGGCCGTCGCACGGACCGTGTTCGTCGACACCGTCCCACCGCCCTCCGGCTTCGGCATCAGCGAGTTCGAGGTGATCGACGGCGTCGTCCCGTTCCCCGGCTGGGATCACTTCCCCGCTGAAGACGTCGACGATCTCGATGAGGCGACGCGCACGCGGACGGCGGGTCTCACCCGGAGCGTTCCCGCCCGTGTCCCGACGGACCCGATCGAACTGCGCTCGGACGCCCGCTTCGGGGTGCCCGTCACGCTGCTGATGGGCGGCATGGATCAGGAGACCCTCGAGTCGGAGCTCGATCAATGGGGCCCGTACGCCGAGGAGTTCCGGGCCATCGACGACGTCGAGGTCGTGCGGATCGGCTCAGGTCATTGGCCGCAGTTCTCGGTGCCGGATCGCCTGGCGACGCTGATCGACGCGGCGGTCACGCGGAGCTGA
- the serB gene encoding phosphoserine phosphatase SerB: protein MTSARFLVVLDADSTLIRNEVIELIADEAGRGAEVQAATEAAMRGEIDFATSLRSRVAALEGVPVSRFARVLARIEPTPGVRELTTAVHERGGVVGVVSGGFHEILDDVAPGLGVDRWRANRLEVVDGALAGRVEGDIVDAAVKAQSLRRWADELGVPRHATIAIGDGANDLQMMAAAGLGLAFNAKPAVREAASLVIGPQDLSEVIALLP from the coding sequence GTGACCTCTGCGCGCTTCCTCGTCGTCCTCGATGCCGATTCCACCCTCATCCGCAACGAGGTGATCGAGCTGATCGCCGACGAGGCGGGTCGAGGTGCCGAGGTGCAGGCGGCGACCGAGGCCGCGATGCGCGGCGAGATCGACTTCGCGACGAGCCTGCGCTCTCGCGTCGCGGCGCTCGAGGGCGTGCCGGTGTCGAGGTTCGCCCGCGTGCTCGCCCGCATCGAGCCGACCCCCGGCGTGCGCGAGCTGACCACCGCCGTGCACGAGCGCGGCGGCGTCGTCGGCGTCGTCTCGGGGGGATTCCACGAGATCCTCGACGATGTCGCTCCAGGGCTCGGCGTCGACCGCTGGCGCGCGAATCGCCTCGAGGTCGTCGACGGCGCGCTCGCCGGACGCGTCGAGGGCGACATCGTGGATGCCGCGGTGAAGGCCCAGTCTCTGCGTCGGTGGGCGGACGAGCTCGGCGTCCCCCGTCACGCGACCATCGCCATCGGCGACGGCGCCAACGACCTGCAGATGATGGCCGCCGCCGGGCTCGGTCTCGCGTTCAACGCGAAGCCGGCCGTGCGCGAGGCCGCGAGTCTGGTGATCGGCCCGCAGGACCTCTCGGAGGTCATCGCACTGCTCCCGTAG